In the Flavobacterium sp. J372 genome, one interval contains:
- a CDS encoding multicopper oxidase family protein, which translates to MNRYKKIPIRILQTVLILLCTQTLFAQKVVHYDLYVKDTLVNFAGKQKRAIAVNGQIPMPTLTFTEGDTAEIVVHNQLKESTSLHWHGVFLPNKEDGVPHLTQQPIEPGTTYTYRFPIIQHGTHWYHSHSGLQEQIGMYGNFVMKKREDDKTFRKGIDDLPTVPIILSEWTNYNPDNINRMLHNANDWAAIKKNATQSYVEAIKEGKFGVKVTNEWKRMLAMDVSDVYYDKILINGSNAPELKTVDGKTLKAGDKVRLRISNGGASSYFWLRYAGGKITVVASDGNDVEPVDVDRLIIAVSETYDIVVTIPQEGLSYEFLATTEDRTQSASYYIGSGVKQLISPLPRLKYFEGMKMMNDMMKMNGDLDDMGMNMSLNQMDMNVVMYPEITGEANKSDDHSAHGGMDMDKDPNRYNANALGDIVTLNYAMLKSPYKTSLSGSAPVRELKFTLTGNMNRYVWSMDNRVLSETDKIQVKKGEILRITIFNNSMMRHPMHLHGFDFRLLNGKGDNAPLKNIIDIMPMETDVIEFAANEEGDWFFHCHILYHMMAGMNRVFEVGDYENPNLPDKAKAYRELQRESNMPHLMAQNDFATNGNDGEAMLQTARWSLGTEWRLGYNDMHGYEVETHLGRFIGKMQWLMPFIGFDWRYRRMGIDEQEKNIFGQKNEKDTRRAVSLGFVYTLPLLVNFQAEVYHDGIVRLSLMREDIPVSSRLRAGFMVNTDKEFMGEFRYIIDKNFGVRAHYDSDMGFGVGLALTY; encoded by the coding sequence ATGAACAGATATAAAAAAATACCCATAAGAATACTGCAAACAGTGCTGATACTGCTTTGCACCCAAACGTTGTTTGCACAGAAAGTAGTGCATTACGACCTGTATGTAAAAGATACCCTTGTCAACTTTGCAGGTAAGCAAAAAAGGGCGATTGCCGTAAACGGGCAAATCCCGATGCCCACCCTTACGTTTACCGAGGGCGACACTGCCGAGATTGTAGTACACAATCAATTGAAAGAAAGTACTTCGTTGCACTGGCATGGCGTGTTCCTGCCCAATAAGGAAGACGGTGTACCCCATCTTACGCAACAGCCCATTGAACCTGGTACAACCTATACCTACCGTTTCCCGATTATCCAGCACGGTACACACTGGTATCATTCCCATTCGGGATTGCAGGAGCAGATAGGTATGTACGGTAATTTTGTAATGAAGAAACGGGAGGATGACAAGACCTTTAGAAAAGGGATTGACGATTTGCCGACCGTACCCATTATACTAAGCGAATGGACAAATTACAACCCCGACAACATCAACCGGATGCTGCACAATGCCAACGATTGGGCGGCTATAAAAAAGAACGCTACGCAGTCATACGTTGAAGCCATTAAAGAGGGAAAATTTGGCGTGAAAGTAACCAATGAGTGGAAGCGGATGCTGGCAATGGATGTGAGCGATGTATATTATGATAAAATCCTTATCAATGGCAGCAATGCACCGGAGCTAAAAACGGTTGACGGCAAAACCTTAAAGGCGGGGGACAAAGTACGGCTTCGCATATCCAATGGCGGTGCATCTTCCTATTTCTGGCTGCGTTACGCTGGAGGTAAGATTACTGTGGTCGCCAGTGATGGCAACGATGTCGAACCTGTCGATGTGGACAGGCTGATCATCGCAGTGTCTGAAACTTACGACATAGTTGTAACTATACCGCAAGAAGGATTGTCGTATGAATTCCTGGCTACGACAGAAGACAGGACGCAATCCGCAAGCTATTATATCGGCAGCGGCGTGAAGCAGCTAATATCCCCGCTTCCCAGGCTGAAATATTTTGAAGGCATGAAAATGATGAATGATATGATGAAGATGAACGGCGACCTTGATGATATGGGCATGAATATGAGCCTCAACCAAATGGACATGAATGTGGTCATGTACCCCGAAATAACCGGAGAAGCGAATAAAAGCGACGACCATAGTGCGCATGGCGGGATGGATATGGACAAGGATCCCAACCGCTATAACGCCAATGCATTGGGCGACATCGTGACCCTGAATTATGCCATGCTCAAATCCCCGTATAAAACCTCACTTTCTGGAAGTGCTCCCGTAAGGGAATTGAAATTCACCTTAACGGGAAACATGAACCGTTATGTGTGGAGTATGGATAACAGGGTACTTTCGGAAACCGATAAAATCCAGGTCAAAAAGGGTGAGATACTACGGATCACAATTTTCAACAATTCGATGATGCGCCACCCCATGCACTTGCACGGGTTTGATTTCCGGCTGCTCAATGGCAAAGGGGACAATGCACCCCTGAAAAATATTATTGACATTATGCCAATGGAGACCGATGTCATTGAGTTTGCAGCCAATGAGGAAGGTGACTGGTTTTTCCATTGCCATATCCTCTACCATATGATGGCCGGTATGAACCGGGTTTTTGAGGTTGGAGATTACGAAAACCCCAATCTTCCCGATAAGGCTAAGGCTTACAGGGAATTACAGAGGGAAAGCAATATGCCGCATCTGATGGCTCAAAACGACTTTGCTACCAATGGCAATGATGGGGAGGCGATGCTGCAAACAGCAAGATGGAGCCTAGGTACAGAATGGCGCCTGGGCTATAATGACATGCATGGGTATGAGGTCGAAACGCATTTGGGGAGGTTTATCGGGAAGATGCAGTGGCTGATGCCCTTTATAGGTTTCGACTGGCGCTACCGAAGGATGGGGATTGACGAACAGGAAAAGAACATCTTTGGGCAAAAAAATGAAAAAGATACCCGTCGCGCCGTTAGTTTGGGGTTTGTATACACCTTACCCCTTCTGGTGAATTTTCAGGCTGAGGTATATCATGATGGCATCGTGCGCTTATCGCTGATGCGTGAGGACATCCCTGTCTCTAGCAGACTGCGCGCAGGATTTATGGTCAATACCGATAAAGAATTCATGGGTGAATTCAGGTATATCATAGATAAGAATTTCGGAGTAAGAGCCCACTATGACAGTGATATGGGATTTGGGGTTGGCCTGGCCCTTACTTATTAG
- a CDS encoding DUF305 domain-containing protein → MKKPILLFTAAAFSLMVSCSDDDSASGVQLQNHDDNEMMMVMHSMMDEMSSMEMTHDPDVDFAAMMIMHHQGAIAMANLEIEKGKNAEMKAMAQAIITAQQQEIQELQGILAALPVDGMDMDFMEEQMMGMDKMDAMADQQMITGDIDNDFASLMIIHHQAAIDSASSYLHHGSNGELSAMANAIIEMQSEEIITFSNWLAENKR, encoded by the coding sequence ATGAAGAAACCAATTTTATTATTTACGGCAGCAGCCTTTTCATTGATGGTATCGTGCTCGGATGATGATTCGGCCAGTGGGGTACAGTTGCAAAATCATGATGACAATGAGATGATGATGGTCATGCATTCTATGATGGATGAGATGTCGTCCATGGAGATGACGCATGACCCGGACGTGGACTTTGCAGCCATGATGATTATGCATCACCAGGGCGCCATCGCGATGGCTAACCTTGAGATTGAAAAAGGGAAAAATGCGGAAATGAAGGCAATGGCCCAAGCGATCATCACGGCACAGCAGCAGGAAATACAGGAACTTCAGGGAATTCTTGCAGCTTTGCCTGTTGACGGTATGGATATGGATTTCATGGAAGAGCAAATGATGGGGATGGATAAAATGGATGCTATGGCCGACCAGCAAATGATAACAGGAGATATTGACAATGATTTTGCCAGCCTGATGATCATCCACCACCAAGCGGCAATCGACAGCGCTTCATCTTACCTGCATCATGGCAGCAACGGTGAGCTGTCCGCTATGGCCAATGCAATTATCGAGATGCAGTCCGAAGAAATCATAACTTTTAGCAACTGGCTTGCAGAAAACAAAAGGTAA
- a CDS encoding heme-binding domain-containing protein, with product MSLKKKIILGLAVILIGIQFFQPLRNQADEVPATHIESVYAVPQNVKAILVQSCYDCHSNNTRYPWYSRIQPGAWYMAEHIKKGKEELNFSEFGEYSARRQRNKFRAMAGQVKDGEMPLSSYTLIHRNAVLSPEDKQDLIAWFGIMEDSIK from the coding sequence ATGTCTTTAAAAAAGAAAATCATATTGGGACTGGCTGTTATCCTCATCGGCATACAGTTCTTTCAGCCGTTACGGAACCAGGCGGATGAAGTGCCAGCCACCCATATCGAAAGTGTGTACGCCGTACCCCAAAATGTAAAGGCTATCCTTGTCCAGTCCTGTTACGACTGCCATAGCAACAATACGCGTTATCCGTGGTACAGCCGCATCCAGCCAGGAGCATGGTACATGGCGGAGCATATCAAAAAGGGCAAAGAGGAACTCAACTTTAGCGAATTTGGCGAATATTCTGCCCGCAGGCAGCGGAACAAGTTCAGGGCTATGGCGGGGCAGGTCAAGGACGGGGAAATGCCTTTGTCGTCATACACACTCATCCATCGCAATGCAGTATTATCACCGGAGGATAAGCAGGATTTGATAGCGTGGTTTGGCATAATGGAAGACAGCATTAAATAA
- a CDS encoding DUF305 domain-containing protein: MENMQNNHNAGHASEHGTHNPKHASGMYKRFAVMAVAMFAVMYFIMYAMIDEWQNLIPNINNLYMTLLMTSAMLLIELAIMKVMYPNRKMNWAIAIISVAVGIFSWFGIREQINVGDKQFAKGMIPHHAAAILMSEKAHLTDPELIELQKNILKTQAEEIELMKRKLKEFEESK; this comes from the coding sequence ATGGAAAATATGCAAAACAATCACAATGCGGGTCATGCCTCGGAGCATGGCACGCACAATCCAAAACATGCTTCGGGCATGTACAAACGCTTTGCGGTGATGGCTGTCGCCATGTTCGCAGTGATGTATTTTATCATGTACGCCATGATTGACGAGTGGCAGAACCTGATACCCAATATCAATAACCTGTACATGACCCTGCTGATGACCTCGGCAATGCTGCTTATCGAATTAGCGATAATGAAAGTGATGTACCCCAACAGGAAGATGAATTGGGCGATAGCCATCATCTCGGTTGCCGTTGGCATCTTTTCATGGTTTGGTATCAGGGAACAAATCAATGTCGGGGACAAGCAGTTTGCAAAGGGTATGATACCCCATCACGCAGCAGCCATATTGATGTCCGAAAAGGCACACCTGACCGACCCGGAACTGATAGAGCTGCAAAAAAACATACTTAAAACCCAAGCGGAAGAAATTGAACTGATGAAGCGCAAGCTAAAAGAGTTTGAAGAAAGTAAATAA
- a CDS encoding four-helix bundle copper-binding protein produces MSHKKFEECIRACLACAIACNHCASECLGEEEVKHLAKCIRLDLECAAICRAAAELMSLGSSYSVDLCRLCAQICNACAEECDRHAAMGMDHCRECADACRECAEACNTMIS; encoded by the coding sequence ATGTCACACAAAAAATTTGAAGAATGCATAAGAGCCTGTCTGGCCTGTGCCATTGCGTGCAACCATTGCGCGAGCGAGTGTCTGGGTGAAGAAGAGGTAAAACATCTTGCCAAATGCATCAGGCTTGACCTTGAGTGCGCAGCAATATGCAGGGCAGCGGCTGAGCTTATGAGCCTGGGCAGCAGCTACAGTGTTGACCTTTGCCGACTTTGTGCCCAAATATGCAATGCCTGCGCCGAGGAATGCGACAGGCATGCAGCAATGGGGATGGATCACTGCAGGGAATGCGCCGATGCGTGCAGGGAATGTGCCGAGGCATGCAACACGATGATTAGCTAA
- a CDS encoding DUF3347 domain-containing protein: MKYVISTVLGIAVFILSACNGNSEKKNSSAETHTDTTAHANHTASTEPTIPGLFGQYGKLVSALSSDDDKEAVFAAQGLVKTLYSLDTTRFSAEQLKAYKDISASIEENGVHIAANLGNIHHQREHLVMLGEDFYDLAKSFDLGKPVYKIACPKFNDGKGAFWLSETKEIKNPYYGAKMQGCGSVTETIAKN, from the coding sequence ATGAAATATGTAATCTCAACCGTTCTTGGTATCGCCGTATTTATATTATCGGCATGTAACGGCAATTCGGAAAAGAAGAACAGTTCTGCCGAAACCCATACGGACACTACGGCACACGCCAATCATACTGCAAGCACAGAGCCGACCATACCGGGTCTGTTCGGGCAGTACGGGAAGTTGGTGTCCGCTCTTTCTTCAGATGATGACAAGGAGGCGGTATTTGCGGCGCAGGGCTTGGTAAAGACACTTTACAGCTTGGATACGACCCGTTTTAGTGCAGAGCAGCTAAAGGCTTATAAGGACATCTCCGCCAGCATCGAGGAAAATGGCGTGCATATAGCCGCCAACTTGGGCAACATCCACCACCAAAGAGAACACCTGGTCATGTTAGGCGAAGACTTTTACGATTTGGCCAAATCATTCGATTTGGGCAAGCCCGTATATAAGATAGCCTGTCCCAAATTTAACGATGGAAAAGGAGCATTTTGGTTAAGCGAAACAAAGGAAATCAAAAACCCGTACTACGGTGCTAAGATGCAGGGCTGTGGCTCCGTAACGGAAACTATTGCAAAGAACTGA
- the dinB gene encoding DNA polymerase IV: MQRSIVHIDLDTFFVSCVRLQNSSLEGIPLIVGGGERGVVVSCSYEARRFGVHSAMPIKMALRLCPEARIVKGDMELFSQYSNTVSQIIEENAPVMEKASIDEFYLDITGMDKFYGSYKWTHELVTKVTRETGLPLSFALSVNKTVSKIATGEGKPKGNLEIPQPIVQQFLNPLSIRKIPMVGDATFSLLSRIGIRNIQTLAEMPTKVLQEMIGQNGLELWKKANGIDNNPVEPYRERKSLSTEDTFHQDTTDIVFLRSVLCGMVEKLAYQLRSEGWLTSNITVKIRYSNFDTETRSVTLAYTAADHTLTRTVLEAFEKLYQRRMSLRLIGVRFGKLVRGSYQINLFEDTQEMMSLYQAMDRIKNRFGANAVMRCNGGFIKPKAV, encoded by the coding sequence ATGCAGCGCTCGATTGTACACATTGATTTAGATACTTTTTTTGTTTCCTGCGTCAGGCTTCAGAACAGTAGCCTCGAAGGCATCCCCCTTATAGTGGGCGGCGGGGAGCGCGGCGTAGTAGTCTCTTGTTCCTATGAGGCGCGCCGGTTTGGGGTGCATTCGGCAATGCCTATAAAAATGGCATTGAGGTTGTGCCCAGAGGCACGCATTGTCAAAGGTGACATGGAATTGTTCTCCCAATACTCCAATACGGTTTCGCAAATAATAGAGGAGAACGCTCCTGTCATGGAAAAGGCATCCATCGACGAGTTCTATCTCGACATTACGGGAATGGATAAATTTTATGGCTCCTATAAATGGACCCATGAACTCGTAACAAAAGTGACACGTGAGACAGGGCTTCCCCTGAGTTTCGCTTTGTCAGTAAACAAAACCGTTTCAAAGATTGCTACCGGGGAAGGCAAGCCTAAAGGCAACCTCGAAATACCTCAGCCTATAGTACAGCAGTTCCTGAACCCGCTATCAATACGAAAGATACCTATGGTCGGTGATGCAACTTTTAGCCTGTTATCACGCATTGGCATCAGGAATATCCAAACCCTTGCGGAAATGCCCACCAAAGTGCTTCAGGAAATGATCGGCCAAAACGGGCTTGAGCTTTGGAAAAAGGCCAATGGTATCGACAATAATCCTGTAGAGCCTTATCGTGAACGCAAGTCCCTGTCTACTGAAGACACTTTCCATCAGGATACCACCGATATTGTATTCCTGCGTTCAGTCCTCTGCGGCATGGTGGAAAAGCTGGCCTATCAGCTGCGCAGCGAAGGATGGCTAACCTCGAATATTACCGTTAAGATCCGGTACTCAAATTTTGATACCGAAACACGCTCGGTTACTCTCGCTTATACTGCTGCCGACCATACATTGACACGCACCGTATTGGAAGCCTTTGAGAAACTCTACCAGCGCCGCATGAGCCTCCGCCTGATTGGCGTGCGCTTTGGCAAGCTTGTCCGCGGTTCCTATCAAATTAACCTTTTCGAGGATACTCAGGAAATGATGTCGCTCTATCAGGCAATGGACAGGATAAAGAACCGTTTCGGGGCCAATGCCGTTATGCGCTGCAATGGCGGTTTTATAAAACCAAAAGCGGTATAA
- a CDS encoding DNA polymerase III subunit alpha produces MYLNCHSFHSLRYGTIPVEELVALGTASGANAIALTDINTITGTYEFYRLCLEAGIKPIVGMEFREDHKLLYIALAKNRQGFGEINRHLTKYNLDSIPIPPMAPDFENAAVIYPLKSAPEVLRPYEYIGIKPEELSLLIRPEWKSRLDKMVMLQPVTFRNKTEYNLHRILRAIDLNTLGSKLTPDDYCAPDESMAPMETLIGKYSQYSMIVENTYALINACHFEYEFKVPRNKKHYTAGRDTDLALLTNLAHQGLAKRYGAENSAAKERVEKELKVIHQLEFSGYFLITWDIIRYSNSMGFLHIGRGSGANSIIAYCLGITDICPLELDLYFERFLNLNRKSPPDFDIDWSWKERDVILDYIFKRYGSDHVAFCGTNVEFKYKSIFREVGKVFGLPKEELDALSGTPMDQHDKNEVVKMVHRYGMMMEKYPNQRSMHSCGILISEDPITDFTALEMPPKGFPIVQFDMHVAEEIGFDKFDILSQRGIGHIDESVKLIKKNRGIDVNIRDTSLSKNEAACNKFLGQGKTIGCFYIESPAMRGLLRRLKCNNYKTLVAASSIIRPGVAQSGMMKEYIFRHNHPDRFEYFHPFFEEQLGETYGIMVYQEDVIKIALHYGGLAAADGDILRRAMSGKGRSKAALQKVKDNFFASCAAKGHPEQLSTEIYRQIESFAGYSFCKAHSASYAVESYQSLYLKVHYPIEFMVAVINNQGGFYRTEVYVHEARMSGAEIHNPCINKSEFETTLYGKEIYLGFMHLQGLQGEIALKIVEERKANGNYSSLEDFINRVPIGIEGLQLLIYIGALRSTGKAKNELLVTARRIMMNFKPENRLPQLLPEPVREYRLPELKRSSFEDAFDEIELLGFPVSVTPFNLLKTSYRGDVMARDLVHHHKKQVKMLAYLVSRKHVPTKMGAMYFGTWIDANGEFFDTAHFTGSLKGYPFKGGGCYLLLGTVEVDYHFPTITISKMEKMPFIPDPRYRESDAESSRTQQKLREDVSMTQRAPYPQEQEIGLPRHKMVSAENL; encoded by the coding sequence ATGTACCTGAATTGTCACTCCTTTCATAGCCTCCGGTATGGCACCATACCGGTTGAAGAACTTGTCGCTTTGGGAACAGCGTCGGGTGCTAACGCTATTGCTCTAACAGATATCAATACCATAACAGGGACTTATGAGTTTTACAGGCTTTGCCTGGAGGCAGGCATAAAGCCTATTGTAGGGATGGAATTTCGGGAAGACCATAAGCTCCTGTATATTGCCCTTGCAAAAAATCGTCAGGGTTTTGGGGAAATCAACCGCCACCTGACTAAATATAATCTTGACAGTATTCCCATTCCGCCCATGGCGCCGGACTTTGAAAATGCTGCAGTTATTTATCCTTTAAAGTCCGCCCCTGAAGTACTAAGGCCATATGAATACATCGGCATTAAACCGGAAGAACTTTCCCTGCTTATCCGTCCGGAATGGAAATCGAGGCTGGACAAAATGGTTATGTTGCAGCCTGTGACTTTCCGTAACAAGACAGAATATAACCTGCACCGCATATTACGTGCAATCGACCTTAATACCCTCGGGAGCAAATTGACCCCTGATGATTATTGCGCGCCTGATGAGTCCATGGCCCCAATGGAAACATTGATCGGGAAGTACAGCCAATACTCCATGATAGTGGAAAATACTTATGCACTCATTAATGCTTGCCACTTCGAGTACGAATTCAAAGTGCCCCGGAATAAGAAACACTATACTGCCGGGCGGGATACTGACCTCGCTCTGCTTACCAACCTCGCACATCAGGGCCTGGCTAAAAGATATGGTGCTGAGAATAGTGCCGCAAAAGAACGTGTTGAAAAAGAGTTGAAGGTTATCCATCAGTTGGAGTTCAGCGGTTATTTCCTGATTACATGGGACATTATCCGCTATAGCAACTCGATGGGCTTTCTGCATATAGGACGTGGCAGCGGGGCCAACAGCATTATTGCCTACTGCCTTGGTATTACTGATATCTGCCCGTTGGAACTGGATTTATATTTTGAACGTTTCCTCAACCTCAACCGTAAAAGCCCGCCTGATTTTGATATCGACTGGTCCTGGAAAGAACGCGATGTAATACTGGACTATATCTTCAAACGTTATGGTTCCGATCATGTAGCCTTCTGCGGCACCAATGTGGAGTTCAAGTACAAATCCATATTCCGGGAGGTAGGTAAAGTATTCGGCCTTCCAAAGGAAGAACTGGATGCGCTATCAGGAACGCCTATGGACCAGCACGACAAAAATGAGGTAGTAAAAATGGTGCACCGATACGGCATGATGATGGAGAAATATCCCAACCAGCGCTCAATGCATTCCTGTGGCATCCTTATTTCGGAAGATCCCATCACCGATTTTACCGCATTGGAAATGCCCCCGAAGGGTTTTCCAATCGTACAGTTCGATATGCATGTGGCCGAAGAGATCGGATTCGACAAATTTGATATCCTTTCCCAACGGGGGATTGGGCATATTGACGAATCGGTTAAGCTCATCAAAAAGAATAGAGGGATCGATGTAAACATACGTGATACTTCGCTATCCAAAAACGAAGCTGCTTGTAATAAATTTCTAGGGCAAGGGAAAACTATTGGCTGCTTCTACATCGAGAGCCCGGCAATGCGGGGATTGTTACGACGGCTGAAGTGCAATAATTATAAAACCCTTGTGGCGGCATCGTCTATCATACGCCCTGGCGTAGCGCAAAGCGGTATGATGAAGGAATATATCTTCCGGCACAATCATCCGGACAGGTTCGAGTATTTCCATCCTTTCTTTGAAGAACAGCTTGGAGAAACCTACGGTATTATGGTGTATCAGGAGGATGTGATTAAGATTGCACTGCACTATGGAGGGCTTGCTGCGGCCGATGGGGATATCCTACGCAGGGCCATGAGTGGGAAAGGACGTTCCAAAGCGGCGCTTCAAAAGGTAAAGGATAATTTTTTCGCTTCATGTGCTGCCAAAGGGCATCCCGAACAGCTAAGTACAGAGATTTACCGCCAGATCGAATCCTTTGCGGGCTATTCTTTTTGTAAGGCGCACTCGGCATCGTATGCCGTGGAAAGCTACCAAAGCCTTTATCTAAAGGTGCATTACCCTATCGAATTCATGGTAGCGGTCATCAATAACCAGGGCGGCTTCTACCGTACCGAGGTGTACGTCCATGAAGCGCGCATGTCAGGCGCCGAGATACATAATCCATGCATCAACAAAAGCGAGTTTGAAACAACCCTATATGGAAAGGAAATCTATCTTGGTTTTATGCATTTGCAGGGATTGCAGGGCGAAATAGCCTTAAAGATCGTGGAAGAGCGGAAAGCCAATGGGAATTATAGCTCCCTTGAAGATTTTATCAATCGGGTGCCTATCGGCATCGAGGGGTTGCAACTCCTGATCTACATCGGTGCCCTGCGGTCTACCGGTAAGGCAAAAAATGAGCTGCTGGTGACGGCCAGGCGCATTATGATGAATTTCAAGCCGGAAAACCGCCTGCCTCAGTTACTTCCGGAACCCGTAAGGGAATACCGCCTGCCCGAATTGAAGCGTTCATCTTTCGAAGATGCCTTTGATGAAATTGAGTTGTTAGGCTTTCCTGTATCCGTCACGCCATTTAACCTTTTGAAAACTTCTTATCGTGGGGATGTGATGGCACGCGATTTGGTCCATCATCACAAAAAACAGGTGAAAATGCTTGCTTATCTGGTATCGCGCAAGCATGTGCCCACCAAAATGGGCGCTATGTATTTTGGCACCTGGATAGATGCCAACGGGGAATTTTTCGACACGGCGCATTTCACGGGTAGCCTCAAAGGATATCCTTTCAAAGGAGGTGGCTGCTATCTCCTTTTAGGCACGGTCGAAGTAGATTACCATTTTCCAACCATCACAATCTCAAAGATGGAAAAAATGCCTTTCATCCCTGACCCTCGCTACAGGGAAAGCGATGCTGAAAGCTCGCGTACGCAGCAAAAGCTGCGTGAGGATGTATCGATGACCCAGCGTGCTCCCTATCCGCAGGAGCAGGAAATCGGGCTGCCAAGACATAAAATGGTGTCGGCTGAAAACCTTTAG
- a CDS encoding helix-turn-helix domain-containing protein, producing the protein MSLFSDNIRYLRVKNGYSQEKVAKDLAIQRERYRKYDDGTSEPPYELLKKISSYYGVTVDILLSVDIRKLKTDTLVKLDNNRLLLPIMVDRNGDNLVEIVTHKAKAGYLTGYSDPEFVGNLPQFHFPFLGSGKHRVFPVEGDSMPPHEDGSYIVTRYIEHLGEVVDGKTYIVITRDDGIVYKRLNRNGKNELTLESDNELYPPYKVKISDILEIWEYQYHLGKNDKRLSQTHKGIEEMFHELKKEIRQLTLKG; encoded by the coding sequence ATGTCTTTGTTTTCTGACAACATCAGGTACTTAAGGGTAAAAAATGGCTACTCCCAAGAGAAAGTGGCTAAGGACCTTGCTATACAGCGTGAGCGCTACAGGAAATATGATGACGGAACCTCTGAACCGCCTTATGAGCTGCTCAAAAAGATTTCCAGCTATTATGGCGTGACTGTCGATATTTTGCTGAGCGTCGATATCCGGAAACTTAAGACCGACACCTTGGTCAAGCTAGACAATAACAGACTGCTGCTTCCGATCATGGTGGACCGCAACGGCGATAACCTTGTCGAGATCGTAACGCACAAGGCAAAGGCCGGTTACCTTACCGGATATTCTGATCCGGAATTTGTCGGGAACCTTCCGCAATTCCATTTCCCGTTTTTAGGGAGTGGCAAACATAGGGTGTTTCCGGTTGAAGGCGACTCGATGCCGCCCCATGAGGACGGTTCCTACATAGTAACCCGTTACATCGAGCATCTTGGGGAAGTCGTGGATGGCAAGACGTATATTGTCATAACCCGTGATGACGGTATCGTATATAAGAGACTTAACCGTAATGGCAAAAATGAGCTCACCCTGGAATCCGACAATGAGCTATACCCGCCTTACAAGGTTAAAATCTCTGACATTCTCGAAATCTGGGAATACCAGTACCACCTCGGCAAAAATGACAAACGGCTATCGCAGACCCACAAAGGAATTGAAGAAATGTTCCATGAGCTCAAAAAGGAAATACGGCAACTAACCCTCAAAGGGTAG